In Methanobacterium paludis, the following proteins share a genomic window:
- a CDS encoding ribbon-helix-helix domain-containing protein encodes MDKQITMKIPQDMYRDLRTLSEKKGNVPMADIIRKAVDDYIRKSRLKGIL; translated from the coding sequence ATGGACAAACAAATAACAATGAAAATACCTCAAGACATGTACCGTGATTTAAGGACGCTTTCAGAGAAAAAAGGTAACGTTCCAATGGCAGATATTATTAGAAAAGCTGTGGATGATTATATAAGAAAAAGTAGATTAAAAGGAATTTTATAA
- a CDS encoding class I SAM-dependent methyltransferase — protein MNIKIGGGKIEQKNDIESIEDIKWNEMWNHALKEMPSKNDKKRWDKIASKFNEWMKTDDYPQNFADKVHKKPDYTVLDLGCGNGSITLKVAKQVKHVTAVDMSNEMLKLVEENAENEGISNIKYIQSTVEDLDPELVGQHDVVIASRSLGGIYNLKDELKKIDGLAKNYVYMTIWGANGRRFERELCNTMGTEYHQHPDYIYVCNMLYQMGIYANIEMLDCESRPVYSDLEDAMDRCTWKLGWNGKEIKPEDKTKLEKFLKENAVQREDGTIDYPTNNPDWVMIWWKKEDCDYR, from the coding sequence ATGAATATAAAAATTGGAGGTGGGAAGATAGAACAAAAAAATGATATTGAAAGTATAGAGGATATTAAGTGGAATGAAATGTGGAATCATGCCCTTAAAGAAATGCCCAGCAAAAATGATAAAAAAAGATGGGACAAAATAGCATCAAAATTCAATGAATGGATGAAAACAGATGATTACCCCCAAAATTTTGCTGACAAAGTTCATAAAAAACCAGATTACACAGTGCTTGATCTGGGCTGTGGTAACGGAAGCATCACCCTGAAGGTTGCAAAGCAGGTTAAACACGTAACTGCAGTTGATATGTCAAATGAAATGTTGAAACTGGTTGAAGAGAATGCAGAAAATGAAGGCATTTCAAACATCAAGTACATCCAAAGCACGGTTGAAGATCTTGACCCAGAACTTGTGGGACAGCATGATGTTGTAATAGCTTCACGCTCACTTGGAGGCATCTACAACCTCAAAGATGAGCTTAAAAAGATAGACGGCCTTGCAAAGAATTACGTTTACATGACAATATGGGGTGCAAACGGAAGAAGATTCGAAAGAGAACTCTGCAACACCATGGGCACAGAGTACCACCAACACCCAGACTACATCTACGTCTGTAACATGCTCTACCAAATGGGCATATATGCCAACATTGAGATGCTTGATTGTGAAAGCAGACCTGTTTACAGTGACCTTGAAGATGCAATGGATCGTTGCACATGGAAGCTGGGGTGGAATGGTAAAGAGATCAAACCCGAAGACAAAACAAAACTCGAAAAATTTCTAAAAGAAAATGCAGTTCAAAGAGAAGATGGAACAATTGATTACCCCACAAACAACCCGGATTGGGTTATGATATGGTGGAAAAAAGAAGATTGTGATTACAGGTGA
- a CDS encoding DUF128 domain-containing protein, whose translation MPQDTDRKMMEILRILADKEGVLGAKTIAEELKKKGYNLGERAVRYHMRILDEKGFTERIGYAGRQITEKGLNELEKGLIYDQVDFIFSKFEDMIYQTTLDPSKGKGAVVVNNSTFTYSKKVMDIIEKVFKMGIAVSPYTNTYPIKDGNNKIKVETVCGTTIDGMLLNQGIPVIPQYGGVVKVEDHVPVRFTELIAYKKTSMTPLEAFTDREMTSVLQVIDEGNGLIPANFRIIPASAKTQAMEIFKDLEKIGIFGLLKIGDDGESVLGIPVDDNMVGIAVIGGISPLCAANEAGFDVDIKLAENTAEFSEMKSITSPKPLLKTSYSETDAKVKFLLSKAWNLIYNVDFNLETQKGKVIANVSYVKNEDLEDALQIFDRVMASKPNYCTNKFFKIIPDVEPGKTGIATICSLTIDGILTKNGIPAIPQYGGILETEGKEPRFIELTAYSGSSLDPHEVYISKNMTSVLDSLNGKGRILASLREIPYIARPRAIEVLEDVKEAGFSILKVGKPSELVYNAKVELYRAGIVAPGGLNPIAAIREAGIHVEPKAVETLMNISDMEEF comes from the coding sequence ATGCCACAAGATACCGATCGTAAAATGATGGAAATCCTTAGGATCCTGGCGGATAAGGAAGGGGTTCTAGGCGCCAAAACCATTGCAGAAGAACTGAAAAAGAAAGGATACAACCTTGGGGAGAGGGCTGTGAGATATCACATGCGTATCCTGGATGAAAAGGGATTCACAGAACGTATAGGATATGCAGGGCGCCAGATAACCGAAAAAGGACTTAACGAACTGGAAAAAGGCTTAATTTACGATCAAGTCGACTTTATTTTCTCCAAATTTGAAGATATGATATATCAAACAACACTTGACCCTTCAAAAGGCAAAGGGGCTGTTGTTGTGAACAACTCCACCTTCACCTACAGTAAAAAGGTAATGGATATTATAGAGAAAGTCTTCAAAATGGGGATCGCTGTGAGCCCCTACACGAATACATATCCCATCAAAGACGGAAACAACAAAATAAAGGTTGAAACAGTCTGCGGAACAACAATAGATGGGATGCTCCTGAATCAAGGAATACCAGTTATCCCCCAGTATGGAGGAGTTGTTAAAGTTGAAGACCATGTGCCTGTAAGGTTCACAGAACTCATAGCCTACAAAAAGACATCAATGACACCACTTGAAGCATTTACAGACCGTGAAATGACATCTGTACTCCAGGTTATTGATGAAGGAAACGGGCTCATCCCTGCAAACTTCAGGATCATCCCTGCAAGTGCAAAGACTCAGGCCATGGAAATATTCAAGGATCTTGAGAAAATAGGAATATTCGGGCTACTCAAGATTGGTGATGACGGAGAATCAGTACTCGGAATTCCTGTAGACGATAATATGGTAGGTATAGCAGTTATAGGAGGAATATCCCCATTATGCGCTGCAAATGAAGCAGGATTTGATGTTGACATTAAACTTGCAGAAAATACGGCAGAATTCAGCGAAATGAAAAGCATAACATCACCTAAACCTCTACTAAAAACATCATACTCTGAAACCGATGCAAAGGTGAAGTTTCTGCTTTCAAAAGCATGGAACCTCATATACAACGTTGATTTTAACCTTGAAACTCAAAAGGGTAAGGTCATTGCAAATGTATCCTACGTAAAAAACGAGGACCTGGAGGATGCCCTCCAAATATTTGACCGTGTTATGGCTTCCAAACCAAATTACTGCACAAACAAGTTTTTCAAGATAATTCCCGATGTTGAACCCGGTAAAACTGGCATAGCCACAATTTGTAGCCTGACAATAGACGGCATACTCACAAAAAATGGTATACCTGCCATACCCCAGTATGGAGGAATACTCGAAACAGAAGGGAAAGAACCCCGGTTTATCGAGCTTACAGCTTACAGTGGCTCATCGCTCGATCCTCATGAAGTATACATCTCAAAGAATATGACATCTGTTTTAGACTCTTTGAATGGGAAAGGGAGGATACTTGCAAGTTTAAGGGAGATCCCTTACATAGCCCGTCCCAGAGCCATTGAAGTCTTAGAAGACGTGAAAGAAGCAGGATTTTCCATCCTTAAAGTTGGAAAACCAAGCGAACTCGTATACAATGCAAAAGTTGAACTCTACAGGGCAGGTATTGTTGCTCCCGGTGGTTTAAATCCAATTGCAGCCATAAGAGAAGCTGGAATTCATGTGGAACCCAAGGCGGTTGAGACGTTGATGAACATTTCCGATATGGAAGAATTTTAA
- a CDS encoding FmdE family protein — protein sequence MDDYKILVEKARKFHGGICPGIVMGTRMTIAAMKELGLDPKERSHDLIVYVEIDRCMTDAVQAITGCSLGHRSLKYVDYGKFAATFINMKTGKAVRVSSIEDRSKDPANQSMEDAVKKLATMPEEELLKLEEVKLKVPENDIPGLPQHKAVCSKCGERIMDGRDVLVDGKVVCKACADRPYYQPAG from the coding sequence ATGGATGATTATAAAATACTCGTTGAAAAAGCCAGAAAATTCCATGGAGGAATATGTCCAGGCATAGTTATGGGAACCAGAATGACAATTGCAGCCATGAAAGAACTGGGCCTTGACCCAAAAGAGAGAAGCCATGACCTTATTGTATACGTTGAAATTGACAGATGCATGACAGATGCAGTCCAAGCCATTACAGGATGTTCCTTAGGTCATAGAAGCCTGAAATATGTGGATTACGGTAAATTTGCAGCAACCTTCATCAACATGAAAACAGGAAAAGCTGTAAGGGTTTCATCAATTGAAGACAGATCAAAGGACCCTGCAAACCAGAGCATGGAAGACGCTGTTAAAAAACTTGCAACCATGCCTGAAGAAGAACTTCTGAAACTGGAAGAAGTTAAACTGAAAGTACCTGAAAATGACATTCCGGGTTTACCACAGCACAAAGCAGTTTGTTCAAAATGTGGAGAACGTATAATGGACGGCAGAGATGTTTTGGTAGATGGAAAAGTAGTTTGCAAGGCCTGTGCAGATAGGCCATACTACCAGCCAGCAGGTTAA
- a CDS encoding ABC transporter substrate-binding protein — protein MDKKIVVALIAVVALITVIAAYTCYSNSIPGTGNTTITDMTGRSVHVPGEINKVLTVSPPTTNLVYMLAPDKLEGWNFNLTDNEKEYMPSKYQSLPIIGGWFSTYQGNPETFIAQSPDVILDDVNVMGNSSPTLDTMQNKMGSISVVGLNSSTNITNYAPSIKFVGKLLGAEDQANKLINFYDNMTTTVNSTVSNISQGDKVTVYYAEGTSGLQTDPNGSAHSQLITFCGGINVANVALKQGNGMSDVSMEQLLVWNPEVIITNNPQFYNGVYSNSSWQDVTAVQNKRVYLAPTVPEGWFDRPPGVNTIIGIPWTAKVLYPDKFQNLNMTSLTEEFYSEFYHVNLTDSDVKNILSNETFNDTQTYNT, from the coding sequence ATGGATAAAAAGATCGTAGTAGCTTTAATAGCTGTTGTTGCTTTAATAACTGTAATCGCAGCATATACTTGTTACAGCAACTCAATTCCAGGTACAGGAAATACAACCATTACAGACATGACAGGAAGATCTGTCCATGTACCTGGAGAGATAAACAAAGTTCTTACAGTGTCCCCTCCAACAACCAACTTAGTTTATATGTTGGCCCCTGACAAGTTGGAAGGCTGGAATTTTAATTTAACAGATAATGAGAAAGAATACATGCCTTCCAAGTATCAGAGCTTGCCAATTATAGGTGGATGGTTCTCCACATACCAGGGAAACCCTGAAACATTTATAGCTCAAAGTCCGGATGTTATTTTAGACGATGTGAACGTTATGGGAAATAGTTCCCCAACACTGGATACTATGCAAAATAAAATGGGAAGTATATCAGTAGTGGGCTTAAACAGTTCAACAAACATCACCAATTACGCTCCATCCATTAAATTTGTTGGAAAACTGCTTGGTGCAGAGGATCAGGCAAATAAACTGATAAATTTCTATGACAACATGACAACAACTGTTAACAGTACAGTTTCAAACATTTCCCAAGGAGATAAAGTAACAGTTTATTATGCTGAAGGTACGTCGGGATTGCAAACAGACCCTAACGGTTCAGCACACTCACAGCTTATAACATTCTGTGGAGGTATTAATGTTGCCAATGTGGCTCTTAAACAGGGAAATGGAATGTCAGATGTTTCAATGGAACAGTTACTTGTTTGGAACCCTGAAGTTATCATAACCAACAATCCACAGTTCTATAACGGTGTTTATTCCAACTCTTCATGGCAGGATGTAACTGCTGTTCAAAATAAAAGAGTTTATCTTGCACCAACAGTTCCTGAGGGCTGGTTCGACAGACCACCGGGTGTTAACACCATTATCGGAATACCATGGACGGCTAAGGTACTTTACCCAGACAAATTCCAGAACCTAAACATGACAAGCTTAACAGAAGAATTTTACTCAGAATTTTACCATGTAAACCTAACAGACAGTGACGTGAAGAACATACTAAGCAACGAAACATTCAACGATACACAAACATACAACACCTAA
- a CDS encoding ferredoxin has translation MSVVIDAEKCGKIKDCPGEGLCIKLCEKGAIIEENGNIVIKPENCDDCDICIQNCPNQAMSKA, from the coding sequence ATGTCAGTAGTCATAGATGCGGAGAAATGTGGAAAGATCAAGGACTGTCCTGGTGAAGGGCTTTGCATTAAACTGTGTGAAAAGGGAGCTATTATTGAAGAAAATGGAAACATAGTCATAAAGCCAGAAAATTGCGACGATTGCGATATATGCATTCAGAACTGTCCAAATCAAGCCATGTCCAAAGCATGA
- a CDS encoding class I SAM-dependent methyltransferase: MKTDPERMDFISKGTFAPIYPLIAKQIIEKFCVNEGVCIDVGAGPAPLSIALAKITDLNIYALDISDDMCRKAQENIYTEGLYGRIIPLQGDVQNIPFKDNLVDLVVSRGSIPFWQDLSSSFKEINRVLKPEGVGYVGGGFGSSKMKQKIEKTMTKEFKSKEIDFKERYNPPKKISPKDLEKAIHKANINNYEVINDDSGLWVTIRKV, from the coding sequence ATGAAAACAGACCCTGAAAGGATGGACTTTATATCAAAAGGGACTTTTGCACCAATATATCCTTTGATAGCCAAACAGATCATCGAAAAATTTTGTGTTAATGAGGGAGTATGCATCGACGTGGGCGCAGGCCCTGCACCCCTTTCAATAGCCCTTGCAAAAATTACAGACCTTAATATATATGCACTGGACATTTCAGATGACATGTGCAGAAAGGCACAGGAAAACATATATACGGAAGGTTTATACGGCAGAATCATTCCATTGCAGGGTGATGTGCAAAACATACCATTTAAAGACAACTTGGTAGATTTAGTGGTTAGTAGAGGGTCAATACCCTTCTGGCAAGATTTATCATCCTCTTTTAAAGAGATAAATCGCGTTCTAAAGCCTGAAGGGGTGGGATATGTTGGTGGAGGTTTTGGAAGCTCCAAAATGAAGCAAAAAATAGAAAAAACGATGACTAAAGAATTTAAAAGTAAAGAGATTGACTTTAAAGAACGTTACAACCCACCAAAAAAGATCAGCCCAAAAGACCTAGAAAAAGCCATTCATAAAGCAAATATTAATAATTATGAGGTAATAAATGATGATTCTGGTTTGTGGGTGACAATTAGAAAGGTTTGA
- the tsaA gene encoding tRNA (N6-threonylcarbamoyladenosine(37)-N6)-methyltransferase TrmO yields MELIQYKPIGVIKSPFKQLNGMPIQPIGACGVHGEIHLKEEYKEGLDDLEEFSHIMLIYHLHLSNGYSLRVKPFLDDKKHGIFATRAPKRPNPIGISVVKLENVEGNIVHISNVDIVDGTPLLDIKPYIPHFDRKSDEKVCVGWFEDKHQKASNKKSDRRFMD; encoded by the coding sequence ATGGAATTAATTCAGTACAAACCAATTGGTGTTATAAAGTCTCCATTTAAGCAGTTAAATGGTATGCCCATCCAACCAATCGGCGCTTGTGGCGTTCATGGTGAAATTCACCTCAAAGAAGAGTACAAGGAAGGACTCGATGATCTTGAAGAATTTTCACACATAATGCTCATTTACCATTTACATTTATCAAATGGTTACTCTTTAAGGGTTAAACCATTTTTGGACGATAAAAAACATGGAATATTTGCTACAAGAGCGCCAAAAAGGCCAAATCCAATAGGTATTTCTGTTGTAAAGCTTGAGAATGTGGAGGGTAACATCGTACACATATCAAATGTGGACATAGTTGATGGCACGCCTTTACTTGACATAAAACCTTACATTCCCCATTTTGATAGAAAATCCGATGAAAAGGTTTGTGTAGGATGGTTTGAGGATAAGCATCAGAAAGCTTCTAATAAAAAGTCAGATAGACGTTTTATGGATTAA
- a CDS encoding TOBE domain-containing protein, whose amino-acid sequence MKISARNVMEGTVKNVETGPIMANVKIEIKSPGVVTAIITKESVEKLGIKEGDTVSAIVKSTEVMIAKD is encoded by the coding sequence ATGAAAATTAGTGCAAGAAATGTGATGGAAGGAACTGTGAAGAACGTTGAAACAGGCCCTATTATGGCAAACGTTAAAATAGAAATAAAATCTCCAGGAGTTGTAACTGCCATAATAACTAAAGAATCTGTTGAAAAACTTGGAATTAAAGAAGGGGACACAGTTTCAGCAATAGTAAAATCAACAGAAGTCATGATTGCAAAGGATTAA
- a CDS encoding Rossmann-like domain-containing protein: MKLIDDLIEANSANTAPVKDVRVGVGWTCAHGKYGGVSKTYGIPVVHGNYTQDMGNLTDKTTLELAEYSRSWNLVEASIGVAAINSMIKPKGKTNINAQDLIMEEGKNKKITMVGKFPKIDEIRAVAKELWVLECDPTLLNPKKGIITESAAEYVFPGSDIIVITGSTLINKSLERYLELARHEDAYTILLGPSTSMSEVLFDYGADMLAGVEIIDPETILQKISQSGGMINTKVCKGEIKFRVMEK, from the coding sequence ATGAAACTTATTGATGATTTAATTGAAGCAAACAGTGCAAACACTGCTCCAGTTAAAGATGTTAGAGTGGGTGTAGGCTGGACTTGTGCTCATGGAAAGTACGGAGGGGTTTCCAAAACCTACGGTATACCCGTGGTACATGGAAACTACACCCAAGACATGGGAAATCTTACAGATAAAACCACCCTTGAACTGGCAGAGTACTCCAGATCATGGAATCTTGTGGAAGCCAGTATTGGTGTTGCAGCCATAAACTCCATGATCAAACCCAAAGGAAAAACAAATATCAATGCCCAGGATCTGATCATGGAAGAGGGTAAAAACAAAAAGATCACCATGGTTGGTAAATTCCCAAAAATAGATGAAATAAGGGCTGTTGCAAAGGAATTATGGGTTCTTGAATGTGATCCTACACTTCTAAATCCAAAAAAAGGAATAATAACCGAATCTGCAGCAGAATACGTTTTTCCGGGAAGCGATATAATCGTTATAACTGGCTCCACATTGATCAACAAAAGTCTGGAACGTTATTTGGAACTTGCCAGACATGAAGATGCTTACACTATCCTCCTTGGTCCGAGCACATCTATGAGTGAAGTTTTATTTGATTATGGTGCAGATATGCTCGCGGGTGTTGAAATAATTGATCCTGAAACCATACTCCAAAAGATCAGTCAGAGTGGAGGAATGATAAACACCAAGGTGTGTAAAGGTGAGATCAAGTTCAGAGTAATGGAAAAGTAA
- the fwdF gene encoding tungsten-dependent formylmethanofuran dehydrogenase subunit FwdF yields the protein MISIKRNGEETRSLTHINEKCVGCGICKDICPTEAIKTGPILPIARGLVKMDYINLDGNKCALCGLCATACPFDALDFQIDGSNIKDMEEYPKWNHDAEINDAECIYCKACESSCPQDAITIARQFPTRSKLVTGEISVNQEKCINCKVCEEMCPAEAIKIEQASPTSYEVKIDEEKCVYCLVCKRACPTEAIKAVCASCAYSEYNLKPEDAKITGQSFLNKENCVNCGWCQEICPVDAAVITKPFEGSITTDREVCKGESCHACMDVCPCNAVSLVDGKSQIDQKFCILCGACTQVCPQSGIDLKRESVNLDNVRSKSWQKHMKKLVTGSTCSK from the coding sequence ATGATTTCTATAAAAAGAAATGGAGAAGAAACCCGTTCTCTGACACATATAAACGAAAAATGTGTTGGATGCGGAATATGTAAAGATATATGTCCTACGGAAGCTATTAAAACCGGCCCAATACTCCCCATAGCAAGAGGGCTTGTGAAAATGGATTACATAAATCTTGATGGAAATAAATGTGCCCTCTGTGGACTATGCGCAACTGCATGTCCATTTGATGCACTGGACTTTCAGATAGATGGTTCAAACATTAAGGATATGGAAGAATACCCTAAATGGAACCATGATGCCGAAATAAACGATGCAGAATGTATATACTGTAAGGCATGTGAAAGTTCATGTCCACAAGACGCCATAACCATTGCAAGACAGTTTCCAACAAGATCAAAACTTGTAACCGGCGAAATAAGTGTTAACCAGGAAAAATGCATTAACTGCAAGGTTTGCGAAGAAATGTGCCCTGCAGAAGCAATCAAGATCGAACAGGCCAGTCCAACATCGTATGAAGTCAAGATCGACGAAGAGAAATGTGTTTACTGCCTGGTTTGCAAACGTGCATGTCCAACAGAAGCTATTAAAGCTGTTTGCGCATCCTGTGCATACTCTGAGTACAATCTGAAACCTGAAGATGCCAAAATAACAGGTCAATCATTTTTGAACAAAGAAAACTGTGTGAACTGCGGATGGTGCCAGGAAATCTGTCCAGTTGATGCTGCAGTAATTACAAAACCATTTGAAGGAAGCATAACAACAGATAGAGAAGTTTGTAAAGGCGAATCATGCCATGCATGTATGGACGTATGCCCCTGCAACGCAGTGAGTCTGGTTGACGGCAAATCTCAAATAGACCAAAAATTCTGCATACTCTGCGGTGCCTGCACCCAGGTCTGCCCACAAAGCGGTATAGACCTGAAAAGGGAAAGTGTGAACCTCGACAATGTACGTTCAAAATCTTGGCAGAAACATATGAAAAAACTTGTAACTGGCAGTACTTGCAGTAAATAA
- a CDS encoding FmdE family protein → MSDYEILINKAQKLHGEICPGVIMGTRMSMAAMKELNMNPLEPNENLIVCVEVDRCMPDAIQALTGCTVGRRTLKCLDYGKFVATFTDMETGRRIRVSARDDKIKSHPGLWTWFENVSKLAKEKNMPKIMEEKKSGIKKLSEMPDDELLTIEELDEKLPEIPGLPKDITICSICGEHVMDGKEVKIDNKIVCRSCANENI, encoded by the coding sequence ATGAGTGACTATGAGATTTTAATTAACAAAGCACAAAAACTGCACGGTGAAATATGCCCTGGCGTCATAATGGGAACACGTATGAGTATGGCTGCAATGAAAGAACTTAATATGAATCCATTAGAACCAAACGAAAACCTTATAGTTTGCGTAGAAGTGGACAGGTGCATGCCAGATGCCATACAGGCATTAACTGGTTGTACAGTGGGCCGTAGAACCCTAAAATGTCTTGATTACGGTAAATTTGTGGCAACGTTCACTGACATGGAGACGGGAAGAAGGATTAGAGTTTCTGCAAGGGATGATAAAATAAAATCCCATCCTGGACTATGGACCTGGTTTGAAAATGTCTCAAAACTGGCAAAAGAAAAGAATATGCCTAAAATAATGGAAGAAAAAAAATCTGGAATCAAAAAACTCTCTGAAATGCCAGATGATGAACTTCTTACAATTGAGGAATTGGATGAGAAATTGCCAGAAATTCCAGGCCTTCCAAAGGATATAACAATTTGTTCAATCTGTGGAGAGCATGTAATGGATGGAAAAGAAGTCAAAATAGATAATAAAATTGTATGCAGATCTTGTGCAAATGAAAACATTTAA
- the glnA gene encoding type I glutamate--ammonia ligase, with product MQDKIGNIVKKIDSCGIKFVRLQFVDIHGTPKNMAVPLAKPEDIEDILKEGLLFDGSSIEGFVDINESDLIIKPDPDTFSTLPWRPEEKGVCRFICDIYWPDMTPFEGDPRYILKKALAKAEEKGYEFNVGPEPEFFIVGEDESGNIVPHDEGIYFDVEPVDQGTDVRRELVLGLEELNFDVEVSHHEVGPGQHEIDFKFDDALKTADAVITFKQATKAIVDNMGYMVTFMPKPFFGVNGSGMHCHQSLFKDGKNAFYDPNGKDELSQEARYFIGGLLKHSKALSAIVAPTVNSYKRLVPGYEAPCYIAYGLKNRSTLVRIPASRGNGTRVEFRCPDPSCNPYLAFAALLEAGMDGIENKIDPGEATELDVFELDAEGLAKHGIDVLPSSLWEAYHALEDDEIVKASLGDHVYEQFMALKRAEWDDYRIQVFPYELDRYLEI from the coding sequence TTGCAAGATAAAATAGGAAATATTGTTAAAAAGATCGATTCATGTGGCATAAAGTTTGTAAGGCTACAATTTGTGGACATACACGGAACTCCAAAGAATATGGCAGTCCCCCTGGCAAAACCAGAAGATATTGAGGATATACTAAAAGAAGGTTTATTATTTGACGGTTCCTCAATAGAAGGATTCGTTGACATCAACGAAAGTGATTTAATAATAAAACCGGATCCTGACACATTCTCAACTTTACCATGGAGACCAGAGGAAAAGGGTGTTTGCAGGTTCATCTGCGACATTTACTGGCCTGACATGACCCCATTTGAGGGAGACCCACGGTACATACTTAAAAAAGCACTCGCAAAAGCAGAGGAAAAAGGATACGAGTTCAACGTAGGCCCAGAACCAGAATTCTTCATAGTAGGAGAAGACGAATCTGGAAACATTGTACCACACGATGAAGGAATTTACTTCGATGTTGAACCAGTTGACCAGGGAACAGACGTCAGAAGGGAACTTGTCTTAGGGCTCGAAGAACTCAACTTTGATGTGGAAGTGAGCCATCACGAGGTTGGTCCAGGCCAGCACGAGATAGACTTCAAATTCGACGACGCGTTAAAAACAGCAGACGCTGTTATAACCTTCAAACAGGCCACAAAAGCTATCGTTGATAACATGGGTTACATGGTAACCTTCATGCCAAAACCATTCTTCGGTGTTAACGGAAGTGGAATGCACTGCCACCAAAGCCTTTTTAAAGACGGTAAAAACGCTTTTTACGACCCTAATGGTAAAGACGAACTTTCCCAAGAAGCAAGGTACTTCATAGGCGGTTTATTAAAACACTCAAAAGCACTTTCAGCAATTGTTGCACCTACAGTCAACTCTTACAAAAGGCTTGTCCCAGGATACGAAGCACCATGTTACATAGCTTACGGTCTTAAAAACAGGTCAACACTTGTCAGGATCCCAGCAAGCAGAGGTAACGGTACAAGAGTGGAATTCAGATGCCCAGACCCATCATGCAACCCCTACCTTGCATTTGCAGCATTATTAGAAGCAGGAATGGACGGTATCGAAAACAAAATAGACCCTGGTGAAGCAACAGAACTTGACGTCTTCGAATTAGACGCTGAAGGACTTGCTAAACATGGAATAGATGTTTTACCATCCAGTCTATGGGAAGCATACCACGCTCTTGAAGATGATGAAATTGTTAAAGCATCCTTAGGCGACCATGTATACGAGCAGTTCATGGCCCTTAAACGTGCTGAATGGGACGACTACAGAATACAAGTATTCCCATACGAATTAGACAGATATCTGGAGATTTAA
- a CDS encoding FmdE family protein has translation MDKNLNKINDPDLEAQIEKVVPFHGYLSTGAFIGIQMLNLARNLLDIKEGERIFVTCETQNCLPDPFQILRGCTIGNKGLHIVDHGKMAATINKSAENGEKTIKAVRIVLDPEKTINYPVFHAWYMNERKVSHEDAISELIKADGDVYSWYFIEVPVPVKGKKNVTICSICGESFIAEENESLCKWCANPENQEW, from the coding sequence ATGGACAAAAATCTAAATAAAATAAATGATCCTGATTTAGAGGCCCAGATCGAAAAGGTAGTTCCGTTCCATGGTTATTTAAGTACAGGGGCTTTTATAGGAATCCAGATGCTAAACCTTGCAAGGAACTTGCTTGACATAAAGGAGGGAGAACGAATTTTCGTTACTTGTGAAACCCAGAATTGCCTTCCAGACCCATTTCAAATACTCCGTGGTTGCACAATAGGTAACAAAGGTTTACACATTGTTGATCATGGAAAGATGGCAGCAACCATAAATAAATCGGCAGAAAATGGAGAAAAAACCATTAAAGCCGTTAGAATCGTCCTTGACCCTGAAAAAACCATTAATTATCCCGTATTCCATGCATGGTACATGAACGAAAGGAAGGTTTCCCATGAAGATGCCATATCTGAACTTATAAAAGCTGATGGAGACGTTTACAGTTGGTACTTTATTGAAGTGCCTGTGCCTGTCAAGGGGAAAAAGAACGTGACCATTTGCAGTATTTGCGGTGAGTCATTCATCGCAGAAGAAAACGAATCCCTGTGCAAATGGTGTGCAAATCCAGAAAACCAAGAATGGTGA